In Nostoc edaphicum CCNP1411, the sequence CAAGTGAATACTTACAATGATATAGAGTTTCATCCTCTAGGAGAGATTAAGAATAAAATATTGCGAATTATTTATAACTTTTTGGAAATATGTTTAGGGAACATATTTGTTTTAATCGTGGCAAAGTTCCAAATATTGAAGCATCCAAAACTTAAACAGCATTACTGCTTTAGGAAACTAATAATTTCTATTTTGATGCGGATTCTTATTTGGGGTGGGATTGGTTACACTTCGCATTTACTATTAGGAGTAACTACAGGTCAAATTGTAGTTTCTGATTATATTACCTGTTGGATAGGATCTTTTATAGTTCATCATTGTGAACTCATAGAACATGGAAACCTGATTATAGAAGGGAACTTAAAAGAGCGTAATTTAAAAACCAGAAACTTGAAATCTTCTGGTATTTTAGAAAGATTTTTTCTGTTTATCACCCATAACCATTGTCTAGAACATTCACTACATCACTCTATATCTAATATTTACACTCGACCATTTCCTCAAACAAATGCTCTACCAGACAAAACTGTGTATATTTCATTTAGTGAATATTTAGTTATCCTCAAAGATATGCTTACAGGTAAATGCCCAATCACTAATCTTGAATAGGTAAGCAGGACTTAGGTAACCCCTTTGAAAAAGTCTAGTATGGAGGAGATAAGGAAGAAAATTCTACCTTATCTCCCTCATGCTTTTTCTCATTTAAAGATTACTGAATTGGTTCACATCTCTCAACAACAAATAATTACAATTTAGAACGGTCAGTCAAAATCTCATAACCATTCTCTGTCACTAATACTGTATGCTCAAACTGAGCCGACAAAGAATTATCCATAGTGACTGCTGTCCAACGGTCAGATAATGTGCGCGTATGTCTAGAACCCGCATTTAAAATTGGCTCAATTGCCAGTGTCATCCCCGCACGGAGTTTAACATTTGGCATCTCGCGGGTACGGTAGTTAAATACTGAAGGTTCTTCGTGCAGGTTACGACCGACACCGTGTCCAGTGAACTCTTCAACTATACTAAAGCCGTTAGCTTTCACATGGTCTTCAATTGCGCCAGCTAAGTCAAGTAGGTATACACCAGCCTTTACTTGTTCAATGCCTTTATATAAAGCTTCTTCTGCTACGCGAATTAATTTAGCAGCTTCTTGTGTCACTTCACCGACAGCAATTGAAATGCAAGAATCACCATGAAAGCCTTGGTAATAAGCTCCTGTATCTACTTTTAATACATCCCCTGCACGAATAACTTTCTTGGGACTAGGAATGCCGTGTACAGCTTCATTGTTAATGCTGGAGCAAATAGAACCTGGAAAACCGTGATATCCTTTGAAACTCGGTGTTGCACCCATTTCGCGGATACGTTTTTCTGCATAAACATCTAAATCAGCCGTAGTCATTCCCGGCTTTACTAGCTCGGAAATTTCTTTTAAAACAGTTGCGACAATTGTCGCTGATTGCCGCATGATTTCAATTTCACGTGGCGATTTAATTTCAATTCCTCGGCGTTGTTTTTTCGCAGGTGCAGGCTGAGTAGCTTGAGAAAGTAAGTTACTGAAAATGTTCATAGGAAATTAATAATTACTGGTGGCTCTGCCGCTGAAGTATGAATGCTTTCTCTAGATTACTTGAGAAATAATATCTATAATTTAAGTTATTTTAATCCCTGATCGAGATTCTTCCAGTTTAGCCGCTAACGTATATAGAATAACACATTCGCATACTCTTAATGTGTTGGACTTGAATCAAAACTGCTATCACTGATTTTTGGATACACACTATGGCATCTAGATCAATTATCTTTAATTGAAACATTAAACGGCTACCAAATACTTAGTCAAATAGTTTCTAATTATTGATGGCAATCTCTCCAGTCATACCTGCTTCTGTATGTCCCGGTATTGAACAACGCAAGCCATAAGTACCAGATTTCAGAGGCACAAATACCCATTCGGCCTCAGCACCAGGCTTAAGTTCTAGTTCGTGAATGGCTCCTTTAATTTCTACTTTGCCTGCTTGGACTTTTTGTGTCCAGATGCCATCGGCAAAATCTTTAGCAGTAAAATAGTGCTTCAGTTGGCTGGGATTGGTAAGTTGTAGTTGATAGCGTTTGCCAGCCAGGAATTCCAAATGATTTGGTTCAAACTTGAGTTCGTTAGCCGAATTACCCAAGCTAATTGTAATTTCTGTAGCTGGTTGCTTGAGCAAATCGCCAGACAAATTCGCCGCCATTGCTGGAGTAACAGCGATGAAATTTAGTCCTAGGAACAACGTTAATATCACGTATTTTTGTTGTAATATTTGCAGCCAAGCAGTAGTTGTGAAAGCAAGAGATGTAACTATGATTTGGTATAAATGGTTGTAAGTTATCATCAGTAGTTCTCAAAAGACAATGCTATTAATAGGTAGCGGGAAAAACCATTTTACCCATTCTTTATATTATCCATCCCTAATGTCCATCTCTAGTAGTGTGTCAACTTTAAATTGATGGGTAATACCAATTCAATTAATGATTGCAACACATCCTTGGGTGAAAGACGCGATTCATAGCGTCTCTACAAATGGTCTATTTGTCGCATTCTTTTTTCAAATTGGTATAAGAAAGTTCGTAGTAAGGACTTTAGTCCTTATTTTTTAAGCACTTTAGTGCTTACTACAAACCCTCAATAGCTTGACAAAGTACTACCTAATGCTTTTCTCTGCTAACACAGATGGGCCAGCAGTAACTACCACGATTTTATCTGGGTGAAGTAACTCACGAGCCGCTTGATTAACTTGCTCAAGGGTGACTTTGTGGATTTTATCAGTGAAGGAGTGTAATTCTCCTTTCTCTAGTCCATAGACTTCATTGATCAGAATTCTATCTGTTAATTCTTCAGGGTTTGCCAGGGAAACGTTGTAGTTGCTGATGAGGGTGCGTTTAGCTGTTTCTACTTCGAGTGCGGTGACACCTTGTTGATGGATTTGCTGTAGCATTTGGCGGGTACTAGCGATCGCTTTGGTGCTATCTTCTGGACTAGTCTGCATCTCAATCAAAAATGTCCCTGAATTCTTCCCAGCTTGGAAGTAGCTATAAATTCCATAGCTCAAACCTTGGCGATCGCGCACTTCTGCACCCAGTCTACTAGATAAGGTATCGCCTCCCAAAATTTGGTTCAATACTAAGGCTGAGTGAAACCGAGGATCATAACGGTTAATACCCGTATAACCCATATATGTAACAGCTTGGGCTTTACCTGGTAAAACTGGGTTGACACTCACTATTTTCTCCGGCATTGCCACTGGGGGATATTTTAATGTTGCTGCTTGGCCGCTAACTTCCCAGTTACCAAATTCATTTTTAATGAGCGATCGCACTTTGTCTAGATCAAAATCTCCCACCAGCGCTAGCACTGTCGTGTCTGGACGATAATGTTTAGCTTTGAAATCAATCACATCCTGGCGCTGAATCTGCTGTAAACTCTCCTCTGTGGGAAAGGTGTGTAAGGGATGTTTTTTCGGATAAATTGACTGGACAAATATTCTTCTAGCTACTTCTGATGGCTCATCTAATTCCTGTTGCAGATCAGTTAAAGTTTGTTGACGGTGCAATTCCAATTCTTTTGCTGGAAAGCTACTATTTTTAACAACATCAGCCAATATCTCCAGGAGTATTGGCAAATCCTCGGCTAAACTATCACCCTCAATCCGCACACCTTCGCGGTAAGCTTCAAAGTCTAAACTCGCCCCTCGTTCTGCCAAGATTTTGGCAATAGTGAATACATCTTTGCTGTCAGTGCCACTTAGCAAATTCTCTGCTACAAAAGCAGCTAGTCCAGCTTGCTCATCTGGATCGAATTCCGTCCCGGCTTGAATATGACCGCTCAGAGTAACGGTGGGAGTACTATGATCTGGTAACAGTAATATCCGCAATCCGTTAGTAAATTTAAATTCCTGTGGTAAGACTTGAGCGATTGCATCTGTAGCCAAATCCACAGGCGGTAAATATTTCCCCACCTCAGAAGGAAGCACAGGTGCGCCAGGAGAGAAATTTTCTGTAGTTTGGGCTGAGTCTGGTTTGTCACCAACTTCTGTTATTAACTTTTGGGTTGGTTCAAAAAAACCTACTGTCCGTGCTTCTTTTGTTAGGTATTTGTTAATCACAGCGACAACATCCGTTGGCTTCACCAGACGAACAGCTGCTAAATAGCGGTCTGTGTAGCGATAATCACCAACAGTTGTCTCATCAGTGCCCAATCGCATTGCTTGAGAGGTGATATCACGGTTACTCAAAATTACATCTGCTGTTAACTGGGTTTTGGCTCGTTCTACTTCCTCAGATGTCACACCTTTTTCTGCTACATTAGCGATCGCACGACTCAATACTGAGTCAATTTTTTTCAAATCTTGTTTAGCTCCAACCGTTACCAACACCTCATACCAGCCAGATTCTCGCAAACTCGTAACGGATGCTGTAACTTCACTAGCTAAACCTGATTCCACTAATGCCTGATAAAGTCTAGAATTCCGCCCCTCTGTCAAGATGTAATCCATCACATCCAGCGCAGGTACATCTGGTTGATTTGCATCCGGTAGCGGATACACAACTTGTAAAAGTCTTCCTGCTCCAGGTTCTCGCAATACTATGGGAGTGCTGAGTGCTGAGTGCTGAGTGCTGAGTGTTGAGTGCTGAGTGCTGAGTGATCGAGAAATAACTCCTGCCTCCTGCTCCCTGCCCCCTGCTCCCTGCCCCCTGCCCCCTACCTCCTGCCTCCTCGGTAGTTTTCCAAACACCTCTTTAATTGTTTCGAGGGTGTTTGCAGTTTGAAAATCTCCAACAATTACTAAGACGGCATTATCGGGAGTGTAAAAGTTGCGGTAATATTTTTGTACCTGCTCAACTTCAAATTTTTCGACATCAGCTTTGGTACCACCTACAGGCAACCCGTAAGCATGATTGGGAAACACCGCCTGCATGACGGCGCGGTTGAGGCGATATTCTGGGCTATTTTCGTAACCCTGCAACTCGGAAATTACTACCCGCTTCTCACTCGCCAGTTGTTCTGGCTCAATCTGGGAATTTTGCATCCTGTCCGCTTCCAGCACTAAGAGCGCTTTTAGCTTGTTTCGTTCCACAGTACCGTAATATGCAGTTTGGTCATAGCTGGTAAAAGCATTGGAATCACTACCCAAAGCACTAAACAAACGTCCAAATTGAATCGGACGATTTTTCGTGCCTTTAAACATCATGTGTTCCAACTGGTGGGCAATGCCATTCACGCCCGGTTCTTCATTACGTGAGCCAACCTTGTACCACACCTGCACCGTCACCACTGGCGCAGTATGCACTTCTTTTGTCAGGACAGTTAGACCATTTTCCAGCACTGTCTTACGGACATTTTCTGTCAGTGTTGAGGGCATTATTCTTTTTGCTATCAAGGTTGACTGGTATTTTTCTTTGTTAGATGTGGCTGTATGTTGGCTATGAGCAGGTTGATCACTCAGTAAAAAAACCGCTACTAGCCATAAGCTTAAAAGTAATAACGGTAAAGGATATTTATAAAATCTGGAAAATCCATACATCTATTTAGTAAATATATCTGTAATTTAAGTTACATAATTATTTTGGAAAGTGACCATAATTTAATCTGGCAAAAAAATCTGTTGCCTCAGTAACAATACAGAAAAACAATATATTAGCAATAAAGGTAATAAAAAAGCTAAATTATGGCAGTTTTGCTAAAACTCGAATGAATTCCAGAGGTAAACCATCAGTATCGGCGATGAAAGCTACTTCGTAAATGCAATCGCCTATTTGCTGTTGTGTCGGTTCTAAAAGTACCTTCAACGGTTCTAATTCTCCGGTTTGAGTCTCAGCAGCGATTACTGCACGTTCTTGTAAATTTGTCAACCAGCTAGGTAAATCTGGTGTAATCTCAGTTAAATCGAACGAGAGATGATAATACCCGACATAATGCTCATCAGCAAAGGCATCTGGGGCTGGTTTTGGCTCAGGAATTTGGATCAGTTCAATTCTCCCGCCCAATCCTTCCATCCAGCAAGCCAGGGTGTAACCGGTAGTAAAGCGTTCCGAAATTGTAAACCCTAAAAGTTCGTAGAAAGCGATCGCTCGATGAATATTCGCAGTCCGAATAGAGGCGTGGTGCATAACAAAAATAGTGCTGAGTGCTGAGTAACGAGTGCTGAGTAAGACCTTAAACTTAAATTCTAGGGATGAAAAACTTTTTAATTGAGTGCAATTAAAACTCCTTCTTCCTCAGCACTCAGCACTCAGCACTAATTACTGACCATTACTCAAACAACCTGAAATAAGGGTAGCGTACAGGGACGCCAGGCTCTTTTTCCAAGTCAAAATTAATCACTTCCCAACAGGGATCTTCTGGGGTTTCATCGGGGCTAAACTCCACGGGTAAACCGTACAAGCGTGCAGCAGTAGCTTCTGGTTGTCCAGAACGCCAAGGTGTACTGCGTTCCAAGTAGCCACTCATTAATTCCTGATAGCGTCGAGCAATAATCACTCTTGTTGCTCGATAGCCTTGGGTATACAGCTTGTCTAATGCTTCGTGAATTTCAAAGCGAATACCATCGGGATGAGTATGCTGTCTATACCATTCATTATTCCACCTCCGCCAATGACGCCCTGATTGCAAATGGATTAACTCTCCATTTTTAGGATCAGCTTCAAACGCGCCATGACGTGGACACAAATAGGTATCTGTCAAAGTCAGTGCCGGAATAGTCTGGCGACAATGGGGACACTGTATTTCCGGCCCAAACATCGGGTACTGAAAGCCTGGATTCATCATGAAGTGCGTACAAACATAATTTTGTCTTCACCAGCACTAGTGGATTGGATTATACACTTCGGCTCCACTACTTTGGGTTACTTGCTCACTGCTACACAGACACGGAGTTGCAGTAGTAGAAGCACTTATCACTAGTGTTTTCCTCTCCGTAGAGGCTTAACGCTGTGATATCCTGGTTGTGCAACCAGCCTCAAAGGTTGGAGTTTCTCCAGTGTTCCTGGGTACCATATTAATATTCTATCGTGTCTACCGCTTCTTACTGGACATCTCCCGATTTTTCTCAAGCTGCCTTCATCGCAGCCAATGCTGTTGTAATGGGTTTGGTAAATATAGCACCAGGAGTGAGCATTTGGTATGGAGCAGTGGTTAGGGGAGATGTAGAACTGATTGAAATTGGCGAATGCACAAATATTCAGGATGGTGCAATTTTACATGGCGATCCTGGTTCTCCCACAATTTTAGAAGATCATGTTACCGTAGGGCATCGCGCTGTGATACATTCCGCTTACATTGAGCGTGGAAGTTTGATTGGCATTGGCGCAGTGGTTTTAAACGGGGTACGAGTAGGTACTGGTAGTATTATTGGCGCTGGCGCAGTGGTAACAAAAAATGTACCGCCACTGTCCCTAGTGGTGGGTATTCCTGGCAAAGTGTTACGCCAAATAACAGATATTGAAGCCGCAGAACTGATTGAACACGCTAAACGTTACCAAAAGTTAGCTTTAGTTCATGCTGGTAAGGGTACTGATATTGGTTTTAGCAAGGCTTAGGGAGTGGGGATTGGGGACTGGGGACTGGGGGAGAAGTTGGAGTAAGTTTTTTTCCTCTGCCCAATGCCCCTCAAGAGTGCTGAGTCATGAGTGCTGAGTGCTGAGTGAGGAATCTCACTTTTTTACTCATCACTGGCTCAATGCCCCGCTACCGCTAACGGAACTTGGAACTGTTTTGCCCCATGCCCAATGCCCCATAATTAAACATTCTTTACATTTGTATTTGGAAAAATTGCCCACTTCAGCTAAAAATAAAAATGAGAGCAGTTGACAAAACTTTAATTTCTACTTAAGAGAGGGGTTCTAGATATGGATATCGATTACCGGATAGCGATCGTTTTAGCACCAGTTGCGATCGCAGCTAGCTGGGCAGTGTTTAATATTGGCGCTGCGGCTTTAAGACAAATTCAAGGCTTTTTGGATAGAGAAGCTTAAATTCATTAATCGGGGATTGGGCATGGGGCATTGGGCATTGGGCATTGAAAAGAGGCAGAGGTGGACAAAGCTTGGAGCAGAGGAAATAAGAGGCAATTTTTTATTTGCCCCCTGCCCCCTGCCCCCTGCCCCCTGCTCCCCTGCCCCCCTGCTTCTTCCTCATCCCCCCACTCCCTATTCCCCACCCTTAAGACTTGGATATCGATTCTGTAATACAACCCTTGCAACGCTTTGGTGTCCATCTGGGACTCGATCGCATTGTCAATCTATTGGCAAATCTCGGCAATCCTCATCACCAAGTCCCAGTAAT encodes:
- a CDS encoding fatty acid desaturase; this translates as MSVITNIRLVDKQPVKFFYISLAWVIYLFFLPYVYASINMFSIFFIVFPGVYILCLLAQLMHECWHEYFPDIDNKFFYLILSWMIFLDPQTFDIVHPYHHSQVNTYNDIEFHPLGEIKNKILRIIYNFLEICLGNIFVLIVAKFQILKHPKLKQHYCFRKLIISILMRILIWGGIGYTSHLLLGVTTGQIVVSDYITCWIGSFIVHHCELIEHGNLIIEGNLKERNLKTRNLKSSGILERFFLFITHNHCLEHSLHHSISNIYTRPFPQTNALPDKTVYISFSEYLVILKDMLTGKCPITNLE
- the map gene encoding type I methionyl aminopeptidase, with protein sequence MNIFSNLLSQATQPAPAKKQRRGIEIKSPREIEIMRQSATIVATVLKEISELVKPGMTTADLDVYAEKRIREMGATPSFKGYHGFPGSICSSINNEAVHGIPSPKKVIRAGDVLKVDTGAYYQGFHGDSCISIAVGEVTQEAAKLIRVAEEALYKGIEQVKAGVYLLDLAGAIEDHVKANGFSIVEEFTGHGVGRNLHEEPSVFNYRTREMPNVKLRAGMTLAIEPILNAGSRHTRTLSDRWTAVTMDNSLSAQFEHTVLVTENGYEILTDRSKL
- a CDS encoding plastocyanin/azurin family copper-binding protein, with translation MITYNHLYQIIVTSLAFTTTAWLQILQQKYVILTLFLGLNFIAVTPAMAANLSGDLLKQPATEITISLGNSANELKFEPNHLEFLAGKRYQLQLTNPSQLKHYFTAKDFADGIWTQKVQAGKVEIKGAIHELELKPGAEAEWVFVPLKSGTYGLRCSIPGHTEAGMTGEIAINN
- a CDS encoding M16 family metallopeptidase, translated to MPSTLTENVRKTVLENGLTVLTKEVHTAPVVTVQVWYKVGSRNEEPGVNGIAHQLEHMMFKGTKNRPIQFGRLFSALGSDSNAFTSYDQTAYYGTVERNKLKALLVLEADRMQNSQIEPEQLASEKRVVISELQGYENSPEYRLNRAVMQAVFPNHAYGLPVGGTKADVEKFEVEQVQKYYRNFYTPDNAVLVIVGDFQTANTLETIKEVFGKLPRRQEVGGRGQGAGGREQEAGVISRSLSTQHSTLSTQHSALSTPIVLREPGAGRLLQVVYPLPDANQPDVPALDVMDYILTEGRNSRLYQALVESGLASEVTASVTSLRESGWYEVLVTVGAKQDLKKIDSVLSRAIANVAEKGVTSEEVERAKTQLTADVILSNRDITSQAMRLGTDETTVGDYRYTDRYLAAVRLVKPTDVVAVINKYLTKEARTVGFFEPTQKLITEVGDKPDSAQTTENFSPGAPVLPSEVGKYLPPVDLATDAIAQVLPQEFKFTNGLRILLLPDHSTPTVTLSGHIQAGTEFDPDEQAGLAAFVAENLLSGTDSKDVFTIAKILAERGASLDFEAYREGVRIEGDSLAEDLPILLEILADVVKNSSFPAKELELHRQQTLTDLQQELDEPSEVARRIFVQSIYPKKHPLHTFPTEESLQQIQRQDVIDFKAKHYRPDTTVLALVGDFDLDKVRSLIKNEFGNWEVSGQAATLKYPPVAMPEKIVSVNPVLPGKAQAVTYMGYTGINRYDPRFHSALVLNQILGGDTLSSRLGAEVRDRQGLSYGIYSYFQAGKNSGTFLIEMQTSPEDSTKAIASTRQMLQQIHQQGVTALEVETAKRTLISNYNVSLANPEELTDRILINEVYGLEKGELHSFTDKIHKVTLEQVNQAARELLHPDKIVVVTAGPSVLAEKSIR
- a CDS encoding VOC family protein gives rise to the protein MHHASIRTANIHRAIAFYELLGFTISERFTTGYTLACWMEGLGGRIELIQIPEPKPAPDAFADEHYVGYYHLSFDLTEITPDLPSWLTNLQERAVIAAETQTGELEPLKVLLEPTQQQIGDCIYEVAFIADTDGLPLEFIRVLAKLP
- a CDS encoding TIGR02652 family protein; its protein translation is MMNPGFQYPMFGPEIQCPHCRQTIPALTLTDTYLCPRHGAFEADPKNGELIHLQSGRHWRRWNNEWYRQHTHPDGIRFEIHEALDKLYTQGYRATRVIIARRYQELMSGYLERSTPWRSGQPEATAARLYGLPVEFSPDETPEDPCWEVINFDLEKEPGVPVRYPYFRLFE
- a CDS encoding gamma carbonic anhydrase family protein, with translation MSTASYWTSPDFSQAAFIAANAVVMGLVNIAPGVSIWYGAVVRGDVELIEIGECTNIQDGAILHGDPGSPTILEDHVTVGHRAVIHSAYIERGSLIGIGAVVLNGVRVGTGSIIGAGAVVTKNVPPLSLVVGIPGKVLRQITDIEAAELIEHAKRYQKLALVHAGKGTDIGFSKA
- a CDS encoding photosystem II protein Y; this encodes MDIDYRIAIVLAPVAIAASWAVFNIGAAALRQIQGFLDREA